ACGGGGAAGTCCACGGTGTAGCCGTAGCCGCCGAGCAGTTGGACGGCGTCGGTGGTGACCTTCATCGCGGCGTCGGTGCAGAAGAGCTTGGCCATGGCGGCCTGCTTGGAGAACGGCAGGCCGGCGTCCCGCAGCCGGGCAGCGGTGAGGTAGAGGGAGCGGCCCGCCTCGATCTGGGTGGCCATGTCCGCGAGCATGAAGCGCAGCCCCTGGAAGTCGGCGAGAGGGCGGCCGAACTGGCGCCGCTCGGCGACGTAGGAGAGGGACTCGTCGAGCGCCGCCTGGGCGACACCGATCGCGCAGGCGGCGATGCCGAGGCGGCCGGAGTCGAGGGCGGACAGGGCGATGGCGAAGCCCTGGCCCTCCTCGCCGATGCGGCGGGCGTCGGCGACCTCGACGCCGTCGAAGTGCAGCTGGGCGGTCGGTGAGCCCTTCATCCCCATCTTGCGCTCGGGTGCGGCGGCGGAGAGGCCGGGGGCGTCACCGGGGACGAGGAAGGCCGTGATGCCGTGGGCGCCCTGGCCCCCGGTCCGCGCCAGGACGGTGTAGAAGTCCGCGACGCCGCCGTGGGTGATCCATGCCTTGGTGCCCTCGATGCGCCAGGTGTCGCCGTGGCGCGTGGCGCGGGTGCGCAGGGAGGCCGCGTCGGAGCCCGAGGCGGGCTCGGAGAGGCAGTACGCGCCGAGCAGGCCGCCGCCGAGCATGGCGGGCAGGTGCTCGGCCCGCTGCTCCTTGGTCCCGTATCCGGCGAGCGCGTGGCAGGCGAGGGTGTGGACGCTGACGCCGAGCCCCACGGTCAGCCGCGCCGCGGCGAGTTCCTCCAGGACCTGGAGGTAGACCTCGTACGGCTGGTCGCCGCCGCCGAACTCCTCGGCGTAGGGCAGGGCGAGCAGTCCGGACGCGGAGAGCAGGGCGAAGACCTCGCGGGGGAAGTGCCCGGCGTCCTCCTCGCCCGACGCGTGCGGCTCGATCTCCCGTTGGACCATCTCGCGTACGAGCGAGATCAGGTCGCGGGCCTCCTCGGTGGGCAGCTGACGCTCCACCGGCTGCGGGCCGTGGTCGGTCATGGCGCGGCTCTCCTCCCTGTCGGGCGCTGCGGCGGCGGGCGCGCAAGGGTGTGGCGCCGCCGTCCGGGACGCCTCAGTCGATGGTCCCCTGCCGGGTCTCGGTACGGGATGACCTGCGGCTGTGGCGGATTGGAGTATGCCCGATCGGCTGCCCCCCGTCACGGGTCTGCTGATCATGAGGTCTCCGGCCGGGGTTGGTCCAAACCATTGACCGCACTGGTCTAGTCCTTCTACCGTTTCCCCACTGTTCAACGCGTCCATGTCAAACATGGCCGCAGGTCACGCACCCCCCGCTCTCCCCACCCCACCGAGGAGAACCATGCCCAGACCGCACGGACATCACCCCCTCCGCCGGCCCCGCACGCTTCTCGCGGCCTTCGCCGCGGGCACCGCGATGCTCGCCACCACGCTCTTCGCGGGCACCGCCACGGCGGGCCCGCACGCCGCGGCGCCGCCGGCGAAGACCGCCGCCGGACCCGCCGACGACGACACCACGGCCGGTTCCAAGGTCGTCGGCTACTTCACCAACTGGGGCGTCTACGGCCGCAATTACCACGTCAAGAACATCGAGACCTCCGGCTCCGCCGCCAAGCTCACCCACATCAACTACGCCTTCGGCAACGTCACCGGCGGCAAGTGCGCCATCGGCGACGCCTACGCCGACTACGACAAGGCCTACGACGCGGCCGGCAGCGTCGACGGCAAGGCCGACACCTGGGACAACGGCGCGCTGCGCGGCAACTTCAACCAGCTGCGCAAGCTCAAGAAGCTGCACCCGAACCTCAAGGTCATCTGGTCCTTCGGTGGTTGGACCTGGTCGGGCGGCTTCGGCGAGGCCGCGAAGAACCCCGCCGCGTTCGCCGAGTCCTGTTACAAGCTGGTGGAGGACCCGCGCTGGGCCGATGTCTTCGACGGCATCGACATCGACTGGGAGTACCCGAACGCCTGCGGCCTGACCTGCGACACCAGCGGCCGGGACGCCTTCCGGAACATGATGGCCGCGCTGCGCGCGAAATTCGGCCAGAAGAACCTGCTCACCGCCGCCATCACGGCCGACGGCACCAACGGCGGCAAGATCGACGCGGCCAACTACGCGGGCGCGGCGCAATACGTCGACTGGTACAACCCCATGACGTACGACTTCTTCGGTGCCTGGGACGCCAAGGGCCCGACCGCCCCGCACTCGCCGCTGACCTCGTACAACGGCATCCCGAAGGCCGGGTTCCACACCGACGCCGCGATCCAGAAGCTCAAGAGCCTCGGTGTGCCCTCCTCGAAGCTCCTGCTGGGCATCGGCTTCTACGGCCGCGGCTGGACAGGCGTCACCCAGTCCGCCCCGGGCGGCACCGCCACCGGCCCCGCGGCGGGGACGTACGAGCAGGGCATCGACGACTACAAGGTCCTCAAGGCCAAGTGCCCCGCGAACGGCACGGTCGCCGGCACGGCCTACGCCAAGTGCGGCAACGAGTGGTGGAGCTACGACACTCCCTCGACGATCGCCGGGAAGATGGACTACAAGCGCCAGCAGGGCCTCGGCGGCACCTTCTTCTGGGAGCTGAGCGGCGACACGTCGGGCGGTGAGCTGATCAAGGCCATCAAGTAGGGCGGCCGGTCAGGAACGGGCGCCGACCGGCTACCGCTGGGAGGTACCCCCAGCGGGCTTGATGTGGCTGAGCTCAGCCACATCAAGCCCGTCCGGCGATTGAGGACGAGCCCGCAGGGCGCCCGCCGCCGTCGGCAGGACGGCCCGCAGCCGACGTCGCGCCGGACAGAGCCTAGGCTGAGCCAAGCCGAGACCCTACCGGTGGGCGCGTGCCACCAAGCGTGCCACCAAGCGCGCCGCCGGGTACAGCGACGAGGAGCCGCCCGCCCATGACCGTCACGCTCGACACGGACTTCTTCCGCCGCTTCCTGGACCGCACCACACGGGTCGTCGTGGCGCGGGCCGCGTATCTGACCGACCTCGACGCCGCCATCGGTGACGCCGACCACGGCGCCAACCTCAAGCGCGGCTTCACCTCGGCCGCCGAGGTCACGGCCGACGGGCCGGCCGCCACGCCCGGAGCGCTGCTCACCGCGGTGGGCGTCCATCTGACCAACACCGTCGGCGGCGCCTCGGGGCCGTTGTTCGGCACGGTGCTGCGGCGCATGGGCAAGCTGCTCGGGGAGGACGCCGTGGTCGCGCCCGAGACGCTGGGGCGGGCGCTGGCCGCGGCCGTCGCGAGCGTACGACGGCTCGGCGACTCCGCCCCCGGCGACAAGACCATGGTCGATGCCCTGCAACCGGCCGCCGACGCCTACACCGAGGCCCTGGCGGGCGGTGGCGACGTGGTGGCCGCGCTGGACGCGGCGGCACGGGCCGCCCGGGACGGGGCGGCGGCGACCGTGCCGATGCGGGCCCGGCGGGGGCGCGCCAGCTATCTGGGCGAGCGCAGTGTCGGGCATCAGGACCCGGGCGCCACGTCCTCCGCGATGCTGGTCACCGCGCTGTACGAGGCGACGGACCCGGCGTTGTGCGAGGCCGCCTTGGAAGGGGAGACCGAAGAGGCTGCCGCCGCTCCGGAGACCGAGCCGCAACCGGCGGGCCGTGTCGGCGTGGTGCTGGTCTCTCACAGCCGCGAGGTGGCCGCCGCCACGGCGGCGCTCGCCGAGGCCCTGGTGGGTACGGGCGACCCGGCCCCGGTCGCGGCCGCCGGCGGGCTGCCCGACGGGGGCGTGGGCACCAGCGCGGAGCTGGTCCGCCGGGCGGTGAAGGACGTCGACCGGGGCAGCGGGGTGGTGGTGCTGTGCGACATGGGCAGCGCGGTCCTCACCGTCAAGGCACTCCTCAACGACCGGGAGGACGGCTTCCCCGCCGGGACCGAGGTGCGGATCGCGGACGCGCCCTTCGTCGAGGGCGCGGT
The window above is part of the Streptomyces syringium genome. Proteins encoded here:
- a CDS encoding glycoside hydrolase family 18 protein, coding for MPRPHGHHPLRRPRTLLAAFAAGTAMLATTLFAGTATAGPHAAAPPAKTAAGPADDDTTAGSKVVGYFTNWGVYGRNYHVKNIETSGSAAKLTHINYAFGNVTGGKCAIGDAYADYDKAYDAAGSVDGKADTWDNGALRGNFNQLRKLKKLHPNLKVIWSFGGWTWSGGFGEAAKNPAAFAESCYKLVEDPRWADVFDGIDIDWEYPNACGLTCDTSGRDAFRNMMAALRAKFGQKNLLTAAITADGTNGGKIDAANYAGAAQYVDWYNPMTYDFFGAWDAKGPTAPHSPLTSYNGIPKAGFHTDAAIQKLKSLGVPSSKLLLGIGFYGRGWTGVTQSAPGGTATGPAAGTYEQGIDDYKVLKAKCPANGTVAGTAYAKCGNEWWSYDTPSTIAGKMDYKRQQGLGGTFFWELSGDTSGGELIKAIK
- a CDS encoding PTS-dependent dihydroxyacetone kinase phosphotransferase subunit DhaM, coding for MLVSHSREVAAATAALAEALVGTGDPAPVAAAGGLPDGGVGTSAELVRRAVKDVDRGSGVVVLCDMGSAVLTVKALLNDREDGFPAGTEVRIADAPFVEGAVTALVTASAGGDMAAVLAATDDARTYRKL
- a CDS encoding acyl-CoA dehydrogenase family protein translates to MTDHGPQPVERQLPTEEARDLISLVREMVQREIEPHASGEEDAGHFPREVFALLSASGLLALPYAEEFGGGDQPYEVYLQVLEELAAARLTVGLGVSVHTLACHALAGYGTKEQRAEHLPAMLGGGLLGAYCLSEPASGSDAASLRTRATRHGDTWRIEGTKAWITHGGVADFYTVLARTGGQGAHGITAFLVPGDAPGLSAAAPERKMGMKGSPTAQLHFDGVEVADARRIGEEGQGFAIALSALDSGRLGIAACAIGVAQAALDESLSYVAERRQFGRPLADFQGLRFMLADMATQIEAGRSLYLTAARLRDAGLPFSKQAAMAKLFCTDAAMKVTTDAVQLLGGYGYTVDFPVERYMREAKVLQIVEGTNQIQRMVVARHLAGPESR